One genomic segment of Micrococcales bacterium includes these proteins:
- the murI gene encoding glutamate racemase, whose amino-acid sequence MSDAPIGIFDSGLGGLTVARAVIDQLPGETVEYLGDTANTPYGPRPIAEVRQLALGHLDALVSAGVKMLVIACNTASAAMLNDARERYELGRGVIVLEVIRPAVRRAVAATRNGRVGVIGTETTINSGAYPDAFAAAPQLELSLQACPDFVDLVEAGRTDGPEVIEVARGYLAPLQRAGVDTLVLGCTHYPMLTGVLSYVMGPEVTLVSSAEETAKDVFRALVATGAARRDPRPPYHQFMATADMARFRALAQRFLGPEVTQWQDPETTLTQGFAPIRDAVAP is encoded by the coding sequence GTGAGTGACGCTCCCATTGGGATCTTTGATTCCGGCCTGGGCGGGCTGACTGTGGCCAGAGCGGTGATCGACCAGCTGCCTGGCGAAACCGTTGAGTACTTAGGTGATACGGCCAACACCCCCTACGGGCCTCGACCTATCGCTGAGGTTCGTCAACTGGCCTTGGGCCACCTCGACGCACTGGTTAGCGCTGGGGTAAAGATGCTGGTGATCGCCTGTAACACGGCCTCGGCGGCGATGCTAAATGACGCTCGCGAACGCTATGAGCTGGGCCGCGGTGTCATAGTGCTTGAGGTCATCCGGCCGGCCGTGCGCCGGGCCGTGGCCGCCACCAGGAACGGCCGGGTCGGGGTGATTGGTACCGAGACCACTATCAATTCCGGCGCCTATCCAGATGCCTTCGCCGCCGCGCCACAGCTGGAGCTGTCCCTCCAAGCCTGCCCTGATTTTGTTGACCTGGTCGAGGCCGGGCGCACCGACGGGCCGGAGGTAATCGAGGTGGCGCGCGGCTATTTGGCGCCGCTGCAGCGAGCAGGAGTTGACACCTTGGTCCTGGGCTGCACCCACTATCCAATGCTGACCGGCGTACTGAGCTATGTCATGGGGCCTGAGGTGACGCTGGTTAGCTCGGCCGAGGAGACCGCCAAGGATGTTTTCAGGGCGCTGGTGGCCACCGGCGCGGCCCGGCGCGACCCACGCCCACCGTACCATCAGTTCATGGCCACGGCCGATATGGCCCGCTTTAGGGCGCTAGCCCAACGCTTCTTGGGTCCCGAGGTGACACAGTGGCAGGACCCGGAGACCACGTTGACCCAAGGTTTCGCCCCGATTCGTGATGCGGTGGCGCCATGA
- the rdgB gene encoding RdgB/HAM1 family non-canonical purine NTP pyrophosphatase, with protein sequence MSDSGPATSNGEVWRLGQGRHRAVLATHNSHKVREVSQVLDQAGALAGWTLVTAGELDLPVPVEDGVTFLANAQIKARAACQASGLVALAEDSGLCVEVLGGAPGVFSARWAGGHGDDGANLALLVDQLADVPPVQRGAWFECVAVAVFPDGREVFAAGRMPGRLATEPAGDGGFGYDPILIPDGMDLTSAQLAPSVKNAISHRGQAWRALAAELAKLGL encoded by the coding sequence GTGAGTGATTCCGGCCCGGCTACGAGCAATGGCGAGGTCTGGCGCTTGGGCCAGGGCCGGCATCGGGCGGTTTTGGCCACCCACAACTCTCACAAGGTGCGCGAAGTCAGCCAAGTCCTGGACCAGGCCGGCGCTTTGGCTGGCTGGACGCTGGTGACCGCCGGCGAATTGGATCTGCCGGTGCCGGTCGAGGACGGCGTCACGTTTTTGGCCAATGCCCAGATCAAAGCCAGGGCCGCCTGCCAGGCCAGTGGTCTGGTGGCCCTGGCCGAGGATTCTGGGCTCTGCGTCGAAGTTCTCGGTGGTGCGCCGGGGGTGTTTTCGGCTCGCTGGGCCGGTGGGCATGGCGACGATGGCGCCAACCTGGCGCTTCTGGTCGACCAGTTAGCCGATGTGCCGCCGGTCCAACGCGGCGCCTGGTTCGAATGTGTGGCGGTGGCGGTGTTCCCTGACGGCCGTGAGGTCTTCGCCGCCGGCAGAATGCCGGGTCGCCTGGCTACTGAACCGGCCGGAGATGGTGGTTTTGGCTATGACCCGATCCTGATTCCAGACGGGATGGATTTGACTTCGGCGCAATTGGCGCCCTCAGTCAAAAACGCGATTTCCCACCGCGGCCAGGCCTGGCGGGCACTGGCGGCCGAGCTGGCCAAACTTGGTTTGTGA
- a CDS encoding MBL fold metallo-hydrolase, whose amino-acid sequence MRLVVVGCSGSFAGPSSPASCYLVQCYDAARRQWTIALDMGSGAFGPLQRLLTPEALDFVALSHLHPDHCADMTGLHVYAKYRPGTALGDLEVYGPAGTDQQLAAIQYSLDPAQPRVFPAQTWQANRPVQVGPMTITPHLMRHPVETWGFSVAGPSSVGSGQRKLAYSADTDLCDGLDELAAGADLLLVEAAFQEGRDASRGVHLTGKRAGQAAAKACANRVVVTHIPPWYDADETMSEVAREYAGAIHQAKSNHYYVI is encoded by the coding sequence ATGAGACTGGTCGTGGTTGGTTGCTCTGGGTCGTTTGCTGGGCCCAGTTCGCCGGCTAGTTGCTACTTGGTGCAGTGTTACGACGCCGCCCGGCGGCAGTGGACCATTGCCTTGGACATGGGCTCGGGGGCTTTTGGCCCGCTACAGCGACTGCTAACGCCAGAGGCTCTCGATTTTGTGGCGCTGAGCCACCTTCATCCGGACCATTGCGCCGATATGACTGGCTTGCACGTCTACGCCAAATACCGGCCCGGCACGGCGCTGGGTGATCTGGAGGTCTATGGGCCGGCCGGCACCGACCAGCAACTGGCGGCCATTCAGTACTCCTTGGATCCGGCCCAACCTCGGGTTTTCCCGGCCCAGACCTGGCAGGCCAACCGGCCGGTACAGGTGGGTCCTATGACGATCACTCCCCATTTGATGCGCCATCCGGTCGAAACTTGGGGGTTTTCCGTGGCCGGCCCCAGCTCGGTAGGTTCGGGTCAACGCAAACTGGCCTATTCCGCCGACACGGACCTGTGTGACGGCCTTGATGAACTGGCGGCCGGGGCCGATCTGCTGCTGGTCGAGGCCGCCTTCCAAGAGGGCCGTGACGCCTCCAGGGGGGTCCATCTGACCGGCAAACGGGCTGGACAGGCGGCCGCCAAGGCCTGTGCAAACCGGGTCGTGGTAACGCATATCCCACCGTGGTATGACGCCGATGAGACCATGTCTGAGGTCGCGCGGGAGTACGCCGGAGCGATCCATCAGGCCAAGTCAAATCACTATTACGTGATTTAG
- the rph gene encoding ribonuclease PH — MSTASRRVDGRAPNQLRTVTIERGWQAAAEGSALISFGLTRVLCAASFAGGVPRWRKGSGKGWVTAEYAMLPRSTNERTDRESVRGRIGGRTHEISRLIGRSLRAVVDLKALGENTITLDCDVLQADGGTRTAAITGAYVALADAVSWGVREGLVKASAQVLTGSVSAVSVGIVNGVAMLDLPYIEDVAAETDMNVVVTDQGQFVEVQGTAEGVPFSRPELDQLLDLAVAGCASLTRLQTEALAQ; from the coding sequence ATGTCTACTGCCTCAAGGCGCGTCGACGGACGCGCGCCTAATCAACTCAGGACCGTCACCATTGAACGCGGCTGGCAAGCCGCTGCCGAAGGCTCTGCCCTTATCTCCTTTGGCCTGACGCGGGTGCTGTGCGCGGCCAGCTTTGCTGGCGGGGTGCCGCGCTGGCGCAAAGGCTCCGGCAAGGGTTGGGTCACGGCCGAATACGCCATGTTGCCCAGGTCAACTAACGAACGAACCGACCGTGAGTCGGTGCGGGGCCGGATTGGCGGCCGGACCCACGAGATCTCCAGGTTGATTGGCCGCTCACTTAGGGCCGTGGTCGATCTGAAGGCTTTGGGTGAAAACACCATCACGCTTGACTGCGATGTGCTTCAGGCCGATGGCGGTACCCGCACAGCCGCGATTACCGGCGCCTATGTGGCTCTGGCCGATGCCGTCAGTTGGGGTGTGAGGGAAGGCCTAGTTAAGGCCTCAGCGCAGGTTCTAACCGGCTCTGTTAGTGCGGTTTCAGTCGGGATTGTCAATGGTGTGGCCATGTTAGACCTGCCATATATCGAAGACGTGGCGGCCGAGACCGATATGAACGTGGTGGTGACTGACCAAGGTCAGTTTGTCGAGGTCCAGGGCACGGCTGAGGGCGTTCCGTTTAGCCGCCCCGAGCTGGACCAATTGCTCGACCTGGCTGTGGCCGGTTGCGCCTCGTTGACTCGACTTCAAACCGAGGCCTTGGCCCAGTGA
- a CDS encoding nicotinate phosphoribosyltransferase, whose protein sequence is MSVALLTDRYELTMLQAALRDGTAQRQCVFETFARRLPPGRRYGIVAGTGRLAELLASFRFDRDDGSLDYLLQAGVIDDDTAAWLADFRFGGTIRGYAEGECFFPDSPVLTVEGSFAECVLLETLVLSVLNHDCAVAGAASRMTAAAVGRPCLEMGARRTHEQAAVAAARAAFVAGFAGSSCLEAGRRWGVPTIGTAAHAFTLVHDSEQAAFASQVASMGVGTTLLLDTYDVAKAVERAVAVAGVDLAAVRIDSGDLTMLAGQVRQLLDSLGAKQTKIVVTSDLDEYAIAALAIAPVDTYGVGTRLVTGSGAPTAELVYKLVAREGANGQLEAVAKTFGGKSSVGGAKWAGRRLDDSGQAVEEIVTVLPPGTAPPTNGDIRPLQVTYVNAGQIDPVWTGQDGLQRARQRHLVSRDELPLHATRLSQGEPVIPTLVNHG, encoded by the coding sequence GTGAGTGTCGCCTTGCTGACCGACCGGTATGAGCTAACCATGCTCCAGGCAGCCCTGCGCGACGGCACCGCCCAGCGGCAATGCGTCTTTGAGACCTTCGCCCGGCGGCTGCCACCGGGCCGGCGCTACGGCATTGTGGCCGGTACCGGGCGACTAGCCGAACTGCTGGCCAGCTTCCGCTTTGACCGAGATGACGGCAGCCTTGACTACCTGCTTCAGGCCGGAGTCATTGACGACGACACCGCCGCCTGGCTGGCCGACTTCCGTTTTGGTGGCACCATTCGCGGCTACGCCGAAGGTGAGTGCTTTTTCCCTGATTCGCCGGTCCTGACAGTTGAGGGCAGTTTCGCCGAATGCGTTTTGCTGGAGACCCTGGTCTTGTCGGTGCTCAACCATGATTGCGCCGTGGCCGGGGCGGCCTCGCGGATGACAGCCGCCGCAGTTGGCCGGCCTTGCCTGGAAATGGGCGCGCGGCGGACCCATGAACAAGCCGCCGTGGCCGCGGCCCGGGCCGCCTTTGTGGCCGGCTTTGCCGGCTCGTCCTGCTTGGAGGCGGGCCGGCGCTGGGGCGTGCCCACAATTGGCACAGCCGCCCACGCCTTCACCTTGGTGCATGATTCTGAACAAGCCGCCTTCGCCTCACAAGTAGCTTCGATGGGTGTGGGCACCACCTTGCTGCTCGACACCTATGACGTCGCCAAAGCGGTCGAACGGGCCGTGGCGGTGGCCGGGGTGGACCTGGCGGCCGTGCGAATCGATTCGGGCGACTTGACCATGCTGGCCGGTCAGGTCCGCCAGCTGCTCGATTCGCTCGGGGCCAAGCAGACCAAGATTGTGGTCACCTCTGACCTGGATGAATACGCCATTGCCGCTCTGGCTATTGCGCCGGTTGACACTTATGGCGTGGGCACGCGGCTGGTCACCGGCTCGGGCGCTCCAACCGCCGAGCTGGTCTACAAGCTGGTGGCCCGCGAGGGTGCCAACGGCCAACTCGAAGCCGTGGCCAAAACCTTTGGCGGCAAATCCTCGGTAGGCGGCGCCAAATGGGCTGGGCGCCGGCTCGATGATTCCGGTCAGGCCGTTGAAGAGATCGTGACCGTGTTGCCGCCAGGCACCGCTCCGCCAACCAACGGCGATATCCGGCCGCTGCAAGTGACCTACGTCAATGCCGGCCAGATCGACCCGGTTTGGACCGGCCAGGACGGGCTGCAACGAGCCCGCCAGAGGCACCTGGTTTCGAGAGACGAGCTACCGCTTCACGCCACCCGTTTGTCCCAAGGTGAACCGGTTATCCCAACCCTGGTCAACCATGGCTGA